The proteins below are encoded in one region of Dioscorea cayenensis subsp. rotundata cultivar TDr96_F1 chromosome 18, TDr96_F1_v2_PseudoChromosome.rev07_lg8_w22 25.fasta, whole genome shotgun sequence:
- the LOC120282808 gene encoding TIR-only protein-like encodes MVDKMKTPTASSYHVFINHRGVDTKRSVAGLLYDRLVQLNLRPFLDNRTMEPGDKLYDIINSAVLGCEVGIAIFSPRYCESFYCLHELTLMVESRKKLIPIFCDVKPSSLRLQDNLTNSTETMARFNKALQEAKDTVGLSFDSQSGNWSDLLTRTADIVVKSLNHGRGL; translated from the exons GTGTTCATAAACCACCGGGGCGTGGACACCAAACGGAGCGTGGCAGGGCTGCTGTACGACCGGTTGGTGCAGTTGAACCTTCGACCTTTCCTGGACAACCGGACAATGGAACCGGGGGACAAGTTGTATGACATAATCAACTCGGCTGTGCTCGGGTGCGAGGTCGGGATCGCCATCTTCTCCCCCCGCTACTGCGAATCCTTCTACTGCCTCCATGAGCTTACCCTGATGGTGGAGTCCCGCAAGAAGCTCATTCCCATCTTTTGCGACGTCAAACCCTCCAGTCTCCGCCTCCAAGACAACCTCACCAACTCCACTGAAACAATGGCCAGGTTCAACAAGGCTCTTCAAGAAGCCAAGGACACGGTCGGCCTTTCCTTCGACTCCCAGAGCGG GAATTGGTCTGATCTGCTGACAAGGACTGCAGACATAGTGGTGAAAAGCCTTAACCATGGAAGAGGACTTTGA